In the Candidatus Cloacimonadota bacterium genome, TTTCCATTTCCATTTTGCAGAATCCTTTTTCGAACATATAAAATGGAGGAAAAAATGGACAATGATTATATTTCCAAATCTATGACCATAAAATTAGAAAATTGTTTACCGGAATATCCGAAATTTGAAGAAGGGATCAGACGAGCTCCCAAACGAGAAATGAACCTTAATAAAAACGAAATCGCTCTCGCTCTGAAAAATGCTCTTCGATACATTCCACAGGAATTACACAAGAAACTCGCTCCTGAATTTCTCGATGAACTTCTAAATCACGGGCATATTTACGGTTATCGGTTCCGTCCTGAAGGAAGAATTTATGGAAAACCAGTGAACGAATACATGGGAAAATGTCTGGAAGGAAAAGCTTTCCAGGTCATGATCGATAATAATCTCGATTTTGAAACAGCTTTGTATCCTTATGAATTAGTAACTTACGGAGAAACGGGAGCAGTTTGTCAGAATTGGATGCAGTATCGTTTGATCAAAAAATATTTAGAAAACCTGACCCATGAAAATACCCTCGTTTGTATGAGCGGTCATCCGCTCGGATTTTTCAAATCTTCACCAAATTCTCCACGCGTTATTAATACAAATGGCTTGATGATCGGTGAATTCGATAACCAGGAAGATTTCAATCGTGCCAATGCTCTCGGAGTTGCCAATTACGGACAGATGACTGCCGGCGGTTGGATGTATATCGGTCCGCAGGGAATTGTAC is a window encoding:
- a CDS encoding urocanate hydratase: MDNDYISKSMTIKLENCLPEYPKFEEGIRRAPKREMNLNKNEIALALKNALRYIPQELHKKLAPEFLDELLNHGHIYGYRFRPEGRIYGKPVNEYMGKCLEGKAFQVMIDNNLDFETALYPYELVTYGETGAVCQNWMQYRLIKKYLENLTHENTLVCMSGHPLGFFKSSPNSPRVINTNGLMIGEFDNQEDFNRANALGVANYGQMTAGGWMYIGPQGIV